In Helicoverpa zea isolate HzStark_Cry1AcR chromosome 3, ilHelZeax1.1, whole genome shotgun sequence, the following proteins share a genomic window:
- the LOC124645700 gene encoding uncharacterized protein LOC124645700 isoform X2 produces the protein MMNMNNTRICQNSPSTPYESYPGGSQIVRQSMIKRGVPPASLDIMIASFAASTLNQYSSSFKSWWIYCKDKNLDIFEADSSKVLSFLTLKFEEGASYSSLNTHRSALSIILGTHVTVNDCVNRFLKGVYRLAPPTPKYSTTWDTNIVLNYLSTMYPYDNIDLVDLSHKTCSLLAIASAQRMQTISLIKLKNISKHDNEIVIKISDLIKTSKPGACQPLIRLPFIRTNPSICPALAVETYIEKTRDLRHNLPEEHLFIGVRRPHKKVCSQTLARWVKTVLQASGIDISVFGAHSTRSASTSAAYRSGVNLEVVRKAAGWSNTSNVFFKYYRRDTANSNNNDFVNALFGT, from the exons ATGATGAATATGAACAATACGCGGATATGCcag AATTCACCATCCACTCCATACGAGTCTTATCCTGGTGGCAGCCAGATTGTCAGGCAATCAATGATTAAGCGCGGCGTTCCACCAGCGTCCTTAGACATAATGATAGCTTCCTTTGCAGCTAGTACTTTAAATCAATATAGTAGTTCTTTTAAATCTTGGTGGATATATTGTAAAGACAAAAATTTGGATATTTTCGAAGCTGATAGTTCCAAAGTTTTGtcctttttaacattaaaatttgaagAAGGTGCGAGCTATAGTAGTTTAAATACACACAGGTCTGCTTTATCAATTATATTAGGCACTCATGTTACGGTTAATGACTGTGTCAATCGTTTCCTCAAGGGCGTGTATAGGCTAGCTCCTCCAACTCCAAAATATAGTACTACGTGGGACACAAATATAGTGCTGAACTATCTTTCAACAATGTATCCCTATGATAATATTGATTTAGTTGATTTATCACACAAAACTTGTTCTCTTTTAGCAATTGCATCTGCGCAAAGGATGCAAACTATTAgtcttataaaattaaaaaatatatcaaaacatgacaatgaaattgtgattaaaattagcgatttaattaaaacttcaaagCCCGGGGCTTGCCAACCACTCATCAGATTGCCCTTTATTCGCACAAACCCCAGTATTTGTCCGGCTCTGGCAGTTGAAACATATATTGAAAAGACCAGAGATTTGCGGCATAATTTGCCTGAGGAACACTTGTTTATTGGAGTGCGTAGACCTCATAAAAAAGTTTGTTCTCAGACGTTAGCACGCTGGGTTAAAACAGTGTTGCAGGCAAGCGGCATAGATATTTCCGTATTTGGAGCTCACAGTACCCGCTCGGCTTCCACATCTGCCGCTTACCGATCTGGAGTTAATCTAGAGGTGGTCCGCAAGGCCGCGGGTTGGAGTAATACCTCcaacgtattttttaaatactaccGTAGGGATACTGCTAAcagtaataataatgattttgtaaatgCCTTATTCGGCACGTAA
- the LOC124645700 gene encoding uncharacterized protein LOC124645700 isoform X1 has translation MGKRKRSRSRDSDYNSILRKVKKLESKLRKRQRLSSSEESDHAVRYYDEYEQYADMPGEDTANEVINIHDDSPSDPAEPIAGPSTLVSVTAPPTVPTAESVAPAQAGQSITIAEEAQASPTVDENIFTLDPDILQLLGEDPTNQKNYGDSLHKDIASRWTHILVNGLSKETQMELMKCYLPPENCPNMKAPKLNLEIKAALSDVNIKKDLYSQSKQNQLANSLAAIGRALNWALSSNNTVPQDIIKSLSDAGRLVCDSHYKESLSRRYAALSTLNRSIKDTVKNTNIDEHLFGSALSEHIKTSKAINKTGSEIKQKIQRPQYRTLSATQTRGALNSRGAPPHVAAAVQPRPTPAPRRPPRDRRQEAPRVRRPTSNARHQTRRR, from the exons ATGGGAAAAAGAAAGCGGTCAAGGTCGAGAGATAGTGATTATAATAGTATTTTGCGGAAAGTTAAGAAGTTGGAATCAAAATTAAGGAAAAGACAGCGTTTATCATCATCGGAAGAAAGCGACCACGCGGTTCGTTATTATGATGAATATGAACAATACGCGGATATGCcag GAGAAGATACCGCAAATGAGGTCATAAACATCCACGATGATTCTCCGTCGGACCCAGCAGAACCAATCGCCGGACCGTCTACACTGGTTTCAGTGACGGCACCACCTACTGTGCCTACAGCAGAATCGGTAGCACCTGCGCAGGCTGGCCAGTCGATAACGATTGCAGAAGAAGCCCAAGCATCACCGACGGTAGATgagaatatatttacattagatCCAGATATTCTACAACTACTAGGCGAGGACCCTACCAATCAAAAAAATTATGGAGATAGTCTTCATAAAGACATTGCGTCAAGGTGGACGCATATATTAGTCAACGGGTTATCTAAGGAAACACAAATGGAGCTAATGAAATGCTACTTACCACCAGAAAATTGTCCCAACATGAAAGCTcctaaattaaatttagaaatCAAGGCAGCTCTGTCAGATGTTAATATTAAGAAAGATCTATACAgtcaaagtaaacaaaatcaaCTTGCTAATAGTCTTGCAGCTATAGGACGAGCTTTGAATTGGGCCTTGTCATCTAATAATACAGTACCTCAGGATATTATTAAATCCCTCAGCGATGCCGGTCGGCTCGTATGTGATAGCCATTATAAAGAGTCGCTATCTCGGCGTTATGCAGCGCTTAGTACTCTCAATAGAAGCATTAAAGATACcgtcaaaaatacaaacatcgaTGAGCATCTGTTTGGATCTGCATTATCAGAACATATTAAGACCTCGAAAGCCATAAACAAGACTGGttctgaaattaaacaaaaaattcagCGTCCTCAGTATAGGACCCTGTCAGCAACACAAACTAGGGGTGCTTTAAACTCGAGGGGGGCGCCGCCGCACGTAGCAGCAGCGGTCCAGCCGCGGCCGACCCCAGCACCGCGTCGACCACCGAGGGACCGCCGACAGGAGGCGCCGCGAGTCCGCCGCCCCACCAGCAACGCGCGGCACCAGACGCGGAGACGATAG